Proteins encoded together in one Falco peregrinus isolate bFalPer1 chromosome 2, bFalPer1.pri, whole genome shotgun sequence window:
- the PRODH gene encoding proline dehydrogenase 1, mitochondrial translates to MKMTFYGQFVAGEDQEAIKPLIRRNQAFGVGAVLDYSVEEDLSAEEAERKDLASCTSAAEKEMGGAGQREKQYQVQQGFGDRRGGVISARTYFYADEAKCDQHMETFLRCIDASSGSSEDGFSAIKLTALGRPQFLLQFSEVLVKWRRFFHQMAAEQGQAGRAALEMKLEAEKLQEALANLGIATKAESQHWFTGENLGMSGTVDLLDWNSLIDSRTKLSKLLLIPNMQTGQLEPLLSRFTEEEDLQMKRMLQRMDVLAKRAVEKGVRLMVDAEQSYFQPAISRLTLEMQRRFNRDRAIIFNTYQCYLKEAYDNVTVDVELSRREGWHFGTKLVRGAYMEQERERAAQIGYEDPINPTYEKTNEMYHRCLDYILEEIKHSRKANVMVASHNEDTVKFTLRRMMELGIHPSEKKVYFGQLLGMCDQITFPLGQAGFPVYKYVPYGPVNEVLPYLSRRAQENRGFMQRANRERDLLWREVKRRLLAGSLFSPSH, encoded by the exons ATGAAGATGACCTTCTACGGGCAGTTCGTGGCCGGGGAAGACCAGGAGGCCATCAAGCCGCTCATCCGGCGGAACCAGGCCTTCGGCGTGGGCGCCGTGCTGGACTACAGCGTGGAGGAGGACCTGAGCGCCGAGGAGGCCGAGCGCAAGGACCTGGC CTCCTGCACCTCTGCAGCCGAGAAGGAAATGGGAG GAGCAGGACAAAGGGAGAAACAATACCAAGTCCAACAAGGATTTGGGGATCGCCGCGGTGGGGTCATCAGCGCTCGCACGTACTTCTATGCTGATGAGGCCAAGTGTGACCAGCACATGGAGACTTTCCTCCGCTGCATCGATGCCTCAA GTGGCAGCTCAGAGGACGGCTTCTCGGCCATCAAGCTGACGGCACTGGGCCGGCCTCAGTTCCTG CTGCAATTCTCGGAGGTGCTAGTGAAGTGGCGGAGATTCTTCCACCAAATGGCTGCggagcagggccaggctgggcgGGCAGCGCTGGAGATGAAGCTGGAGGCGGAGAAGCTGCAG GAAGCCCTGGCCAACCTCGGCATCGCGACCAAGGCGGAGAGCCAGCACTGGTTCACAGGCGAGAACCTGGGCATGAGCGG cactgtGGACCTGCTGGACTGGAACAGCCTGATCGACAGCCGCACCAAGCTCTCCAAGCTGCTGCTTATCCCCAACATGCAG ACAGGGCAGCTTGAGCCTCTGCTCTCACGCTTCACTGAGGAGGAGGATCTGCAGATGAAGCGGATGCTGCAGCGGATGGATGTCCTGGCCAAG AGAGCCGTGGAGAAGGGTGTGAGGCTGATGGTGGATGCAGAGCAGAGCTACTTCCAGCCAGCCATCAGCCGCCTCACCCTGGAGATGCAGCGCCGCTTCAACAGGGATCGAGCGATTATCTTCAACACCTACCAGTGCTACCTGAAG GAGGCTTATGACAATGTGACAGTGGATGTGGAGCTGTCACGCAGGGAGGGCTGGCACTTCGGCACCAAGCTGGTCCGTGGTGCCTACATGGAACAGGAGCGGGAGAGGGCGGCCCAGATTGGCTATGAGGATCCCATCAACCCCACCTATGAGAAGACTAATGAGATGTACCACAG GTGCCTGGATTATATCTTGGAGGAGATCAAGCACAGCCGGAAAGCCAATGTGATGGTGGCATCTCACAACGAGGACACAGTGAAGTTCACCCTGCGCAG GATGATGGAGCTTGGGATCCATCCCTCAGAGAAGAAGGTGTATTttgggcagctgctgggcatGTGTGACCAGATTACCTTTCCCCTGG GTCAAGCTGGTTTCCCTGTCTACAAATATGTGCCCTACGGACCGGTGAATGAGGTGCTGCCCTACCTGTCCCGGAGAGCCCAGGAGAACAGGGGGTTTATGCAGCGGGCGAACCGGGAGCGGGACCTTCTCTGGAGGGAGGTCAAGAGGCGGCTTCTCGCAGGCAGCCTCTTCAGCCCCAGCCACTAA
- the SCARF2 gene encoding LOW QUALITY PROTEIN: scavenger receptor class F member 2 (The sequence of the model RefSeq protein was modified relative to this genomic sequence to represent the inferred CDS: deleted 2 bases in 2 codons), translated as MRNFLAGGGAPPAAAERGAGEAAAAAERSHCGFRPPSSGQGRAAPGTAEPGRRRRGERPAPYGMGRVKPGPAAPTVMAARGLRPPRRARAGAAVLPPLLLLLLSRGAAQELSPRGRNVCRAGGSSVLVCCPGWRQQGSECLIAVCEGNFTCKENEVCVRPSECRCRHGYFGANCDTKCPRQFWGPDCKEMCSCHPNGQCEDVTGQCTCNPNRWGPKCENICLCKHGKCDQKTGKCTCEPNWWGPQCSSSCYCSHNSQCDQQTGNCLCQPGWWGRGCNNQCSCNNSPCEQFTGRCQCRERTFGPRCDRYCQCYKGKCNQVDGTCTCEPGYRGKYCREPCPAGFYGQGCRRRCGQCKSLQPCTVADGRCLTCEAGWNGTKCDQPCSPGFYGEGCEKLCPPCKDGHTCNHINGKCSHCNPGWIGDRCETKCRNGTYGENCAFVCSDCVNGQCHFETGRCLCHPGSHGTYCNLTCPPGHYGANCAEACSCHDDACDPLTGACHMEANQRMGVIGAGALLALLLILLLSLLCCCCVCRKKDEAHGSSQDPAAAKKPPRRLCGRFSRISMKLPRIPLRRQKLPKVVVAHHDLENTLNCSFIEPPSVVEQPSPSWSSRGSFSSFDTTDEGPVYCVPHEESVGDSRDRGTPASPGDKVVALAGGEEAGEYTFLKETGSVRAFPADSSETPLLKSSDSERSSCGSGSAAAALYARVARLSKQSKEEEDATTEPRSPGKPPSPERTKPRPPDPATKPKVSWIHGRYNSSQSNSLPAPSRSPERAAARSGSPEQGQGLAKRKRSPSETSAGVQGRGEEKGSMRCKEKAQKQPKEPGVPEGKASLTGEPQSPSKPKQRSKTSSEQTESINGAVQNAFRKMGTFQPERRAGDSRDAPRSPGASKPRSEPLHPHLASELAAQLKEKTQSLNKGDGGSRVNGVGTQREKPTPPQKAKRSAAAGGQKTSKPLLPTSPHLQKLIPGVAEPVAGEPKWMEKPSTGSSQDQALPSEQAAKKTPIKKPPRKKSREASLEPPRAAAVPAQAVQ; from the exons ATGCGGAATTTCctggctggcggcggggcccctCCCGCCGCTGCCGAGAGGGgcgcgggggaggcggcggcggcggcggagcgctCGCACTGCGGCTTCCGCCCGCCGAGCAGCGGCCAGGGCAGGGCG GCACCGGGCACGGCGgagccggggcgg cggcggcggggggagcgccCGGCCCCGTATGGGATGGGCCGGGTCAagccgggccccgccgctccgACGGTCATGGCGGCCCGTGGGTTGCGaccgccccgccgcgcccgaGCCGGAGCCGCggtgctgccgccgctgctgctgctgctgctgagccgcGGAGCCGCGCAGGAGCTGAGCCCCCGCGGCAGGAACGTCTGCAGGGCCGGCGG ctCCTCAGTGCTCGTGTGCTGCCCAGGATGGAGGCAACAAGGAAGCGAGTGTTTAATAG CTGTCTGCGAGGGGAACTTCACCTGCAAGGAGAATGAGGTGTGCGTCAGGCCCAGCGAGTGCCGCTGCCGCCATGGCTACTTCGGTGCCAACTGCGACACCA AGTGTCCCCGGCAGTTCTGGGGTCCTGACTGCAAGGAGATGTGCAGCTGCCACCCCAACGGGCAATGCGAGGATGTGACAGGCCAATGCACCTGCAACCCCAACCGCTGGGGCCCCAAATGCGAGAACATCTGCCTCTGCAAGCACGGCAAGTGCGACCAGAAGACAGGCAAATGCACCTGTGAGCCAAACTGGTGGGGACCCCagtgctccagctcctgctacTGCAGCCACAACTCGCAGTGCGACCAGCAGACGGGCAACTGCCTGTGCCAGCCCGGCTGGTGGGGCCGCGGCTGCAACAACCAGTGCTCCTGCAACAACTCGCCCTGCGAGCAGTTCACGGGGCGCTGCCAGTGCCGGGAGCGGACGTTTGGGCCCCGCTGTGACCGTTACTGCCAGTGCTACAAGGGCAAGTGCAACCAGGTGGATGGGACCTGCACATGCGAGCCGGGCTACCGGGGGAAGTATTGCCGCGAGCCATGCCCAGCTGGCTTCTACGGCCAAGGCTGCAGGAGGCG GTGCGGGCAGTGCAAGAGCCTGCAGCCGTGCACCGTAGCGGATGGGCGCTGCCTGACCTGCGAGGCAGGCTGGAACGGCACCAAGTGCGACCAGCCCTGCTCGCCTGGCTTCTATGGAGAGGGCTGCGAGAAGCTCTGTCCCCCCTGCAAAGATGGCCACACCTGCAACCACATCAACGGCAAGTGCTCCCATTGCAACCCAGGCTGGATTGGAGACCG gtgtGAAACCAAGTGCCGGAACGGGACGTACGGGGAGAACTGCGCCTTCGTCTGCAGCGACTGCGTCAATGGCCAGTGCCACTTTGAGACCGGCCGGTGCCTCTGCCACCCCGGCTCCCACGGCACCTA CTGTAACCTCACTTGCCCACCTGGCCACTACGGAGCCAACTGTGCTgaagcctgcagctgccacGATGATGCCTGCGACCCACTGACGGGTGCCTGCCACATGG AGGCCAACCAGCGGATGGGGGTGATCGGGGCAGGAGCCCTCCTAGCGCTGCTTCTCatccttcttctttccctgctctgctgctgctgcgtcTGCCGCAAGAAAGATGAAGCCCATGG CTCCAGCCAGGACCCGGCAGCAGCCAAGAAGCCACCAAGACGTTTGTGTGGGCGTTTCAGTCGGATCAGCATGAAGCTGCCGCGCATCCCTCTGCGCCGCCAGAAGTTGCCCAAGGTCGTAG TGGCCCACCACGACCTGGAGAACACTCTGAACTGCAGCTTCATCGAGCCACCCTCTGTGGTGGAGCAGCCTTCCCCATCCTGGTCATCCCGTggctccttctcctcctttgaCACCACAGATGAGGGGCCGGTGTACTGCGTCCCCCACGAAG AGAGCGTGGGCgacagcagggacagggggaCACCTGCCAGCCCCGGGGACAAGGTGGTGGCcctggctggtggggaggaagCAGGTGAATACACATTCCTGAAGGAGACGGGCTCTGTCAGAGCCTTCCCAGCCGACAGCAGCGAAACGCCCCTGCTCAAGTCCTCGGACAGCGAGCGCTCCTCCTGTGGCTCGGGCTCAGCCGCTGCTGCGCTCTACGCTCGGGTCGCCCGTCTCTCCAAGCAGtccaaggaggaggaggatgccaCCACagagccccgcagccccgggaaGCCACCATCCCCAGAAAGGACCAAGCCCCGTCCCCCAGACCCGGCCACGAAGCCCAAAGTCTCCTGGATCCATGGCAGGTACAACTCCAGCCAGTCCAACTCCCTGCCGGCACCCAGCCGGTCCCCGGAGCGAGCGGCTGCCCGGTCTGGCAGCCCCGAGCAAGGCCAGGGCTTGGCcaagaggaagaggagcccGAGCGAGACATCAGCTGGtgtgcagggcagaggggaggagaaaggcagCATGCGGTGCAAAGAGAAAGCGCAGAAGCAACCAAAGGAACCTGGCGTCCCTGAGGGCAAAGCCAGCCTCACTGGGGAGCCCCAGTCACCCTCCAAGCCCAAGCAGAGGAGCAAAACCAGCTCGGAGCAGACGGAGAGCATCAACGGGGCGGTGCAGAATGCCTTCCGAAAGATGGGGACCTTCCAGCCAGAGCGGCGGGCCGGGGACAGCAGGGATGCTCCTCGCAGCCCCGGTGCCAGCAAACCCCGCTCCGagcccctccatccccacctGGCCTCCGAGCTGGCCGcccagctgaaggaaaagactCAGAGCCTCAACAAGGGGGATGGAGGCAGCCGGGTGAACGGGGTGGGCACCCAGCGGGAGAAGCCCACCCCTCCACAGAAAGCCAAGCGCtcggcggccgccggcggccAGAAGACCAGCAAGCCCTTGCTGCCCACTTCTCCCCACCTGCAAAAACTGATCCCTGGGGTGGCCGAGCCGG